From a region of the Gossypium raimondii isolate GPD5lz chromosome 10, ASM2569854v1, whole genome shotgun sequence genome:
- the LOC105775581 gene encoding protein IWS1 homolog 1, with translation MLPLLTDFLSKKKMQQEFLDHGILTLLKSWLDPLPDGSLPNATLRSSILNILTQVMPVDISLEDGREQLKKSGLGKVIMFLSKSDEETTANRKLAKHLVQNWCRTIFNKTTSYCNLRNSVIPRMKKPLMKQSTRAELREADLDLEGPRRPCSSGTASGSVSVPEPAPCVYEVNPLTNFKPEFARRYRGSREVRESECFERIEKKMSGLKKSNKKKTLQAPKPAVL, from the coding sequence ATGCTGCCTCTTCTTACTGACTTTCTCTCCAAGAAAAAGATGCAACAAGAGTTTTTGGATCATGGGATTTTAACTTTGTTGAAGAGTTGGCTCGACCCTCTTCCCGATGGAAGCTTACCAAACGCCACCCTTCGATCTTCCATTTTGAATATCTTAACTCAGGTGATGCCTGTTGATATCAGCTTAGAAGATGGAAGGGAGCAGTTGAAGAAGAGTGGGCTTGGTAAAGTCATTATGTTTCTTTCAAAATCAGACGAGGAAACCACTGCCAATCGAAAACTTGCCAAGCATTTGGTCCAAAACTGGTGTCGAACCATATTCAACAAGACTACAAGCTACTGTAACCTCAGAAACAGCGTAATTCCAAGGATGAAGAAGCCATTAATGAAGCAATCAACAAGGGCAGAATTGAGGGAGGCAGATTTAGATTTGGAAGGTCCTCGCAGGCCATGTTCATCAGGAACAGCAAGCGGGTCTGTTTCAGTGCCTGAACCAGCACCGTGCGTTTATGAGGTGAACCCTCTAACAAATTTCAAACCAGAGTTTGCAAGACGTTATCGGGGATCTAGAGAAGTGAGAGAAAGTGAGTGTTTTGAAAGGATAGAGAAGAAGATGAGTGGATTGAAAAAATCGAATAAGAAGAAGACTCTGCAAGCTCCAAAACCTGCTGTTTTGTAG